In Pseudonocardia sp. DSM 110487, the sequence GGCGTGGCGCTGCCGGACATGGCCCGCACCGGGGCCCGGCTCCGGGAAGGGCTCGCCGCGCAGGCCGCCGCGCACGGGTTCGAGATCCGCCAGACCGGGCCGGTGCAGATGCCGATGCTCGCGTTCGCAGGCGACGAGGACTTCCGGCTGGTCACCGCCTGGGCCGAGGCCGCGGTCGAGCGGGGGGTGTACCTGCACCCATGGCACAACTGGTTCCTGTCCGCCGCCCACACGGACGCGGACATCGACGCGATCCTCGCGCGCACGGACGAGGCGTTCGCGGCCGTGCGCGGATGAGAGGACGCCCGGCCATACTCGGCGCGTGCCTGATGATCGGGAAGACCTGCCCGGCCCGTTCGACCTGACCGGGAGGACGGCGGTCGTCACCGGCGGCGCCCGCGGTCTCGGCCGGGGCATCACGCTCGCGCTGCTCGCGGCGGGCGCCGACGTCGTCTCGCTTGGCCGCTCGCCGCTGCCCGCCGAGCTCACCGACACCGCCGCTGCGCTGGGCAGGCGGCTGACCGCCCGCACCCTCGACCTCGCCGACACCGCCGCGATCACGGCGACCGCGCGGGACGTGCTCGCCGAGCACCGGATCGACATCCTGGTCAACAACGCGGGTGTGCAGGACCGGCACCCGGCCGTCGAGTTCCCGCTCGAGGCGTGGGACCACGTCATCGACGTCAACCTGCGGGCGGTCTTCCAGCTCTGCCAGCTCTTCGGCGGTCCCATGCTCGACCGCGGCGGCGCCGTCGTGAACGTGGCGTCGCTGCTGTCGTTCCAGGGCGGCATCACGGTGCCGGCCTACGCCGCCAGCAAGGGTGGGGTCGCCCAGCTCACGAAGGCGCTCTGCAACGAGTGGGCCGGCCGCGGCGTGAACGTCAACGCGGTCGCCCCCGGCTACATGGACACCGAGCTGAACTCCGCGCTCCTCGCCGACCCGGTCCGCCGCGAGCAGATATCCGCGCGCATCCCGGCCGGGCGCTGGGGCCGGCCGGAGGACGTCGGGAACGTCGTCGTGTTCCTCGCCTCCCCCGCCGCCGCGTACGTGCACGGCCAGGTGCTCGCGGTCGACGGCGGGTGGCTCGCGCGGTAGCCGCCTGTCACGTTCCACCGTTCTCGCTCGTCCTCGGTGAGACGGAAGGAGATCGATGAACGACACCTGGACACAGCCCATGGTGAACGCGATCGTGGTGCTCGGTGCCGTGATCATGGCGGGACTCGGGGTGTGGATGTGGGGCTGGCCGGAGGGCTTCGCCGCGTATGTGAACTTCCCGGTCCACGTGCACTTCCTGCACGACCTCGGCGTGTTCCACATCGGGGTCGCCATCGCGCTGCTCACCGCACTCGTGCAGCGGGACGCGATCGTCGTCGTGCTGGTCGGCTACACCGTGATCTGCGTGCTCCACGCGGGCAACCACGTGCTGGACCTGCACCTCGGCGGCCACCCCAGCCAGCCCGTCCTGATCGCGTTGCAAGCGATCATCGGCGGCGTCGGCGTTTGGTTGCGAGCCCGCCAGCTGCGACGGGCGCGAGTCTGATCATCCAGGTGGGTCGAGGGCGATGCCCGCGTTCTCCAGAGCCGCCTCGGTGAGCATGCGAGCGAAGGCGCGGTCGCTCGCTGAGGCCGTGGCCAGTGGCGCGTCGACGTCGACCATCGCGCAGGCCTCGAGCAACGTGTCGTCGTAGGCGGCGAGCAGCGCCACCGTGCGCACGCGCGTGGGCGGGCGGCAGTCTCGGACCAGTCGGTGCAGCCTGCGCAGGTTCGCGACCACGGACTCGATGCACGGACCCGTGGACAGGTCGGTGCGGCGCCTGCGCTCCAGGAACGACGTGACCACGGCGGGCAGTAGCCGCACGGTCAGCCATACGACCACGGTGGGAGCCACCGCGATCGCGACGTACAGGAGCAGCCCCTCGACGACCGGACGATCTCCCACCTCGGCACCTCCCCAA encodes:
- a CDS encoding SDR family oxidoreductase, which translates into the protein MPDDREDLPGPFDLTGRTAVVTGGARGLGRGITLALLAAGADVVSLGRSPLPAELTDTAAALGRRLTARTLDLADTAAITATARDVLAEHRIDILVNNAGVQDRHPAVEFPLEAWDHVIDVNLRAVFQLCQLFGGPMLDRGGAVVNVASLLSFQGGITVPAYAASKGGVAQLTKALCNEWAGRGVNVNAVAPGYMDTELNSALLADPVRREQISARIPAGRWGRPEDVGNVVVFLASPAAAYVHGQVLAVDGGWLAR